A single genomic interval of Caballeronia sp. NK8 harbors:
- a CDS encoding amidohydrolase, whose protein sequence is MTTQNETETIPATVVDFRGNNHRDLEALDAWTKRRVEEALEPELPIIDPHHHIWNDERGRYLADELLADIGTGHRIEATVYMQFKANYRETGPESMRPVGEVEFASMFADACATERPEGPKLCAGIVGHADLLLGSDVQAVLDTMLEAGRGRLRGIRHGATFDSGQAGFGRAFARPHVLLDSNFREGFARLAPLNLSYDAWIFYPQLPDLISLLREFPNTNVILDHAGGILGVPPHVNRPEVFSTWRAYIQQLSQHPNLTVKIGGLGMLYCGWNYHLYSEPPTSEALAASWRPYIETCIEFFGPERCMFESNFPVDKQTCGYGVLWNAFKRVTRHYSESEKRALYRDNAARIYRLQ, encoded by the coding sequence GTGACGACGCAGAACGAGACTGAAACTATTCCAGCGACAGTGGTCGATTTTCGGGGCAACAACCATCGAGATCTCGAAGCGCTGGATGCCTGGACGAAGCGACGCGTCGAGGAAGCCCTAGAGCCTGAGCTTCCTATCATCGACCCGCATCACCATATTTGGAATGACGAGCGCGGGCGCTATCTTGCGGACGAACTGCTCGCTGACATAGGAACGGGCCACCGAATCGAGGCGACCGTGTACATGCAGTTCAAAGCGAACTACCGTGAGACCGGTCCAGAGTCGATGCGCCCAGTTGGTGAAGTTGAGTTCGCTAGCATGTTTGCCGATGCATGCGCGACCGAGCGACCGGAAGGCCCCAAGTTGTGCGCCGGAATTGTCGGGCATGCAGATCTTCTGCTCGGCAGCGATGTGCAAGCTGTACTCGATACGATGCTTGAGGCGGGTCGCGGCCGCTTGCGCGGAATCCGGCACGGTGCAACGTTTGATTCGGGACAGGCCGGATTTGGGCGCGCGTTCGCCCGTCCTCACGTTCTTCTGGATTCCAACTTCCGAGAAGGATTCGCGAGGCTCGCGCCACTGAACCTATCATACGATGCGTGGATTTTCTATCCCCAATTACCAGATCTGATAAGCCTTCTTCGCGAGTTTCCGAATACGAATGTCATCCTCGACCACGCGGGTGGCATTCTCGGCGTTCCGCCGCATGTGAATCGTCCGGAGGTGTTCTCGACTTGGCGCGCGTACATTCAGCAGCTTTCGCAGCATCCAAATTTGACGGTCAAGATCGGTGGGCTCGGGATGCTCTACTGCGGCTGGAACTATCATCTGTATTCGGAACCCCCGACATCCGAAGCACTCGCCGCATCTTGGAGACCGTACATTGAGACCTGTATCGAATTCTTCGGCCCTGAACGTTGCATGTTCGAGAGCAACTTTCCGGTCGATAAGCAAACCTGCGGATACGGTGTGCTTTGGAATGCCTTCAAGCGCGTAACGCGACACTACTCCGAATCTGAGAAGCGCGCGCTTTATCGAGACAATGCAGCTCGGATCTATCGGCTTCAGTAG
- a CDS encoding thiolase domain-containing protein has product MTVKGKAYIVGAYEHPLRKAPNHSVAQLHAEVAKGAIEDAGLTKDDIDGFFCAGDAPGANAWSLANYLNLNQLKHIDSTDMGGCSYLIHVAHAAEAIAAGKCNVALITLAGRPNSEGISGTQVRVRGVNMPDAPYELPYSPVTLNLYAMAAMRHMHEYGTTSEQLAWVKVAASHHAQYNPQAMLQSVVTVDEVLASPMISDPLHRLDSCVVSDGGGAIIVARPEIAKSLNRPNIKLLGCGESTKHQMGGKIDLTYTGAAWTGPRAFEEAGLSPSDIQYASIYDSFTITVILQLEDLGFCKKGEGGKFVADGNLISGSGKLPFNTDGGGLCNNHPSNRGGMTKIIEAVRQLRGEAHAKVQVPDCALALATSIGGAIGHRHGAATIILERE; this is encoded by the coding sequence ATGACTGTAAAAGGCAAGGCTTACATCGTTGGGGCCTATGAGCATCCACTACGTAAAGCACCCAATCACTCTGTGGCGCAATTGCATGCCGAGGTAGCAAAAGGTGCGATAGAAGATGCCGGTTTGACCAAAGATGATATCGACGGCTTCTTTTGCGCCGGCGACGCACCAGGAGCCAACGCGTGGTCCCTAGCGAATTATCTGAACCTCAATCAACTGAAGCATATCGATTCGACGGACATGGGAGGGTGCTCCTACTTGATCCACGTTGCTCATGCCGCGGAGGCGATTGCCGCCGGGAAGTGTAATGTCGCGCTCATTACGCTCGCGGGCCGGCCAAATTCCGAGGGAATCTCCGGAACGCAGGTTCGCGTTCGTGGCGTGAACATGCCTGACGCGCCCTACGAGCTTCCGTACAGCCCCGTGACGTTGAACCTATATGCAATGGCTGCGATGCGTCATATGCATGAGTACGGCACGACTAGCGAGCAACTCGCGTGGGTCAAGGTTGCGGCTTCACACCACGCGCAATACAACCCTCAAGCAATGTTGCAGTCCGTCGTAACGGTCGACGAGGTCTTGGCATCGCCGATGATTTCCGATCCTTTGCACCGTCTCGACTCCTGCGTTGTAAGCGACGGTGGCGGGGCGATTATCGTCGCGCGCCCCGAAATCGCTAAAAGCCTGAACCGTCCGAACATTAAGCTTTTAGGCTGCGGTGAATCAACGAAACACCAGATGGGCGGGAAGATTGACCTGACGTACACAGGTGCAGCATGGACCGGTCCGCGTGCTTTTGAAGAGGCAGGCTTGTCGCCATCTGACATCCAGTATGCGTCAATCTACGACAGCTTCACCATCACTGTAATTCTCCAACTCGAAGACCTCGGTTTCTGCAAGAAGGGGGAAGGCGGCAAATTCGTCGCCGACGGTAACTTGATCTCCGGTTCAGGGAAGCTCCCTTTCAACACTGATGGCGGTGGTCTCTGTAACAACCACCCGTCGAACAGGGGCGGTATGACAAAAATCATCGAAGCAGTGCGGCAACTGCGCGGAGAAGCTCACGCCAAGGTGCAGGTCCCTGATTGCGCGCTGGCGCTTGCTACCAGTATCGGCGGCGCTATTGGTCATCGCCATGGAGCAGCCACCATTATCTTGGAACGGGAGTGA
- a CDS encoding MmgE/PrpD family protein has protein sequence MSEYLSLRYGNFITESNIEHMPPDAVDYGKMLLASTLASAALGSTLDSSKLIRSLELSRGGASESSAWFGKWERLPVVASARLNALMSDAAASDDSDLRNIVHSGTQACAAAMAVGEACGASGAEIVEAIVVGYEIAGNINTAMIGGLQRKGFHGCVVATFAAAAAAARLLKLSREAAAHALSLAATSMGGLHAAAATSLAREYHAGNAAMMGVYSAQAAGLGYEAELGTFEMKRGFFETLGGGHDANAVIDQLGRKWSILTELGIKMVPGGSPFHAVAEAAALAAREGDLDVTDIHHISFTLPDYPFPGPKNPTDLIGIAHSPFYFAAAGAADHDYSWPHAFPEKIADPRIRSLFDRVTRVDYDVPDKNLYKSGAIVKIETNDGRVIERSVRFPKGAAVRGIEWDQVESKYRSLMPYGGADVDAIDRSFRLIRGLTAVEDIKDLVKMLKNE, from the coding sequence ATGAGTGAATATCTCTCTCTCCGTTACGGCAACTTCATAACGGAATCGAATATTGAGCACATGCCGCCAGACGCGGTCGACTACGGGAAGATGCTTCTGGCAAGTACGCTCGCCAGCGCGGCGTTGGGATCAACTCTCGATTCGAGCAAGCTCATCAGGTCGCTGGAGCTGAGCAGAGGAGGAGCGTCTGAGAGTTCGGCGTGGTTCGGCAAATGGGAACGTTTGCCAGTGGTGGCAAGTGCTAGGTTAAACGCGCTAATGAGTGACGCCGCTGCGTCTGACGATAGTGACCTCCGTAACATCGTGCATAGCGGCACCCAAGCATGCGCAGCGGCGATGGCAGTCGGAGAAGCGTGCGGAGCATCGGGCGCGGAAATTGTCGAGGCGATCGTTGTTGGGTATGAGATCGCTGGCAACATCAACACTGCGATGATTGGCGGATTGCAGCGCAAGGGTTTCCACGGGTGCGTTGTTGCGACTTTTGCGGCGGCGGCAGCGGCCGCGCGTCTGCTTAAGCTGAGTCGAGAGGCTGCGGCGCATGCGTTATCGTTGGCCGCCACTTCCATGGGCGGCTTGCACGCAGCAGCAGCGACAAGTCTTGCTCGTGAATACCACGCTGGCAATGCGGCAATGATGGGCGTCTACAGCGCTCAGGCGGCCGGCCTGGGATATGAGGCAGAGCTCGGCACATTCGAAATGAAGCGTGGTTTCTTCGAGACTCTGGGTGGGGGGCACGACGCCAACGCCGTGATCGACCAGTTGGGACGTAAGTGGAGCATTTTGACTGAACTCGGAATCAAGATGGTCCCGGGCGGTTCCCCTTTTCATGCGGTGGCAGAAGCGGCGGCCCTCGCCGCAAGAGAAGGAGACTTGGATGTGACTGACATCCACCACATCTCATTCACGTTGCCCGACTACCCATTTCCCGGACCAAAGAATCCAACCGATCTAATTGGCATCGCACATAGTCCCTTCTACTTTGCTGCGGCCGGCGCAGCGGACCACGACTACAGTTGGCCGCATGCATTCCCCGAAAAGATTGCTGACCCCCGCATTAGATCTCTGTTCGATCGGGTTACGCGGGTCGACTACGACGTCCCGGATAAGAATCTGTACAAAAGCGGCGCTATCGTCAAGATTGAGACCAATGACGGTCGTGTTATTGAGCGGTCGGTCCGCTTTCCGAAGGGCGCTGCTGTGCGCGGCATCGAATGGGATCAGGTCGAATCTAAATATAGGTCGCTCATGCCATACGGAGGTGCCGACGTGGACGCGATTGATAGAAGCTTTCGACTGATACGAGGGCTGACCGCGGTTGAGGACATTAAGGATTTGGTCAAAATGCTAAAAAACGAATAA
- a CDS encoding NAD(P)-binding domain-containing protein, with the protein MKIGYIGLGALGGQLARRFLSAHELCVWDLNANAATAFAEAGAKVAPSAAALASESDVILLCLPRSSDVRELIFGPGGLAEGLSAGKVVIDQTSGVPEETREIAELLARQDVGMIDAAVSASPSIVASGGATLMVSGPDDVVETALPALRTITETIFRCGTRVGDGQAMKMVNNAMNAACRLGTLEIAALGVKAGLSLAYLSEFLNREPARNQTTLKMLPALVEGKESTNFALSLMLKDVNQAVSLGMTRSVPMPIMNITRGLLQIGLNTIGDRARLEDMVGLVESMAATKLTQAKETTKPDLAGSTAPLPAIEDVLINSLECLGRAVTYECASAGLKYGLKLDDIALVVNKGSGWSDASRTLLPALASGKSESGAAIDSYLGHLKACSSLASRVGAPTLIPNVVLGIFEQAKNQLGGSSSVEQLARMYEDTAGVKMRRQE; encoded by the coding sequence ATGAAGATTGGTTACATCGGACTGGGAGCGCTAGGCGGTCAACTGGCACGTCGATTTTTATCAGCGCACGAGCTCTGCGTGTGGGATTTGAATGCGAACGCTGCAACGGCATTCGCTGAGGCGGGCGCGAAGGTCGCTCCGTCGGCGGCCGCGCTCGCCTCTGAGAGCGACGTGATCCTTCTTTGCCTTCCACGAAGCTCTGATGTAAGAGAACTGATTTTCGGGCCTGGCGGGTTAGCCGAAGGACTTTCGGCCGGAAAAGTTGTTATCGATCAGACCAGCGGTGTTCCCGAGGAGACTCGAGAAATTGCAGAGCTTCTTGCTCGTCAAGACGTTGGCATGATCGATGCCGCTGTATCGGCTTCTCCGTCCATTGTTGCCAGCGGTGGCGCAACACTCATGGTTTCGGGTCCCGACGATGTAGTTGAGACGGCGCTTCCAGCGCTTCGAACCATCACTGAAACAATCTTCCGCTGCGGCACTCGCGTTGGCGACGGGCAAGCCATGAAGATGGTCAACAATGCGATGAACGCGGCCTGTCGCCTTGGCACTTTGGAGATCGCCGCTCTGGGAGTGAAGGCCGGTCTTTCGCTCGCATATCTGAGTGAATTCTTGAACCGGGAACCTGCTCGCAATCAAACGACATTGAAGATGCTTCCGGCTCTGGTCGAAGGAAAGGAGTCGACCAACTTTGCCCTCTCGCTGATGCTGAAGGATGTCAATCAGGCGGTGTCACTTGGCATGACTCGCTCAGTGCCGATGCCCATCATGAACATTACCCGCGGACTGCTGCAAATTGGTTTGAACACCATTGGCGATCGCGCGCGTTTGGAAGACATGGTTGGTCTCGTCGAGTCTATGGCAGCGACCAAGCTGACCCAGGCTAAGGAGACGACAAAGCCGGACCTTGCCGGTTCGACGGCCCCCCTGCCAGCAATTGAGGATGTTCTGATCAACAGTCTTGAATGTCTCGGGCGAGCTGTGACCTACGAATGCGCATCCGCCGGGCTGAAGTATGGGCTCAAGCTCGATGACATAGCGCTGGTTGTGAATAAAGGCTCGGGTTGGAGCGACGCTTCGCGAACGCTTCTTCCGGCGCTTGCGTCTGGCAAGTCAGAATCTGGGGCTGCCATAGATTCTTACCTCGGTCATCTCAAGGCATGTTCCTCGCTGGCCAGCCGAGTGGGCGCGCCCACACTGATACCGAATGTGGTCCTCGGGATCTTCGAACAGGCAAAAAATCAGCTTGGAGGCTCCTCAAGCGTTGAGCAACTTGCTCGCATGTATGAGGACACGGCCGGTGTCAAGATGCGGCGACAAGAGTGA
- a CDS encoding MFS transporter, producing the protein MEQSVQPPVQGWSGDQPAEASATDKEVKAAYRKVTLRLVPFLFLCWVVNYIDRVNLGFAKLPLSRDLALSDAAYGLGVGLFSIGYVLFEVPSNLMLERTGARLTMARIMFLWGCITCLMMFIQTSTQFYIARIALGAAEAGFYPGLLLYLTYWFPSARRARITSRFLLAIAVSGMIGGPLAGWILNTFVDVGGLRNWQWLFLLEGIPAVLLGVFAYFYLDDKPDQAKWLTDTERKIILDNIQADRAFKGKPVHSGLVAVLRDPRVYVVVLASLVTPMLGIVMNYWTPTIIHRAGVTNILHLSLLSAIPSVIGAIGMIVIARHSDHRVERRWHYLFSISIGAVGLVLLPSVVHSPVLTIGCLSLLAIAYYAGSTMFWTIPPAYFPAASVAAGIALMSSLGQAGSLLTPTWLGWLMTNTHSIAIGLYTIAAIALAGGFIIVLGVPASKLRERRDESV; encoded by the coding sequence ATGGAGCAATCAGTACAGCCCCCTGTACAGGGTTGGAGCGGTGATCAGCCTGCTGAGGCATCGGCGACTGACAAGGAGGTGAAGGCAGCGTATCGGAAGGTCACCCTGAGACTTGTTCCGTTCTTATTTCTTTGTTGGGTAGTTAACTACATTGACCGGGTGAACCTCGGGTTCGCGAAGCTTCCGCTGTCGAGAGATCTCGCGCTCTCGGACGCAGCCTACGGATTGGGGGTAGGGTTATTTTCGATCGGCTATGTCCTGTTTGAAGTTCCGAGCAACCTGATGTTGGAGCGAACCGGTGCGCGGCTCACCATGGCGCGAATTATGTTTCTGTGGGGCTGCATCACTTGCTTGATGATGTTCATACAGACGAGCACGCAGTTCTACATCGCCCGAATTGCGCTTGGAGCTGCCGAAGCCGGCTTCTATCCTGGTCTATTGCTCTATCTTACCTATTGGTTTCCGTCCGCTCGTCGCGCACGCATCACGTCGCGCTTCTTGCTCGCAATTGCGGTATCAGGAATGATTGGAGGACCCTTGGCCGGTTGGATCCTCAACACGTTCGTCGACGTTGGCGGACTTCGTAACTGGCAATGGCTGTTCTTGCTTGAAGGGATACCCGCAGTCCTGCTCGGGGTCTTCGCTTACTTTTATCTCGATGATAAACCCGATCAGGCAAAATGGCTGACGGACACCGAGCGCAAGATTATCTTGGATAACATCCAAGCGGATCGCGCATTCAAAGGCAAGCCTGTTCATTCCGGCCTGGTCGCGGTTCTTCGCGACCCACGCGTCTATGTGGTCGTGCTCGCATCGTTGGTTACGCCGATGCTGGGCATCGTTATGAATTATTGGACGCCCACTATCATTCATCGAGCAGGTGTCACCAACATCCTGCACCTATCTCTACTTTCTGCGATTCCCTCCGTTATTGGTGCGATTGGGATGATTGTCATTGCCCGACACTCCGACCACCGCGTCGAGCGCCGCTGGCATTACCTGTTTTCGATTTCCATTGGGGCAGTGGGGCTCGTCCTGCTTCCGAGTGTGGTCCACAGCCCGGTCTTGACAATCGGCTGCCTTTCGCTGCTGGCAATCGCATATTACGCGGGTAGCACAATGTTCTGGACGATTCCCCCCGCGTACTTCCCGGCGGCATCTGTTGCGGCCGGCATCGCGTTGATGAGCAGCCTGGGACAGGCAGGTTCACTGCTGACACCGACCTGGCTGGGCTGGCTGATGACCAATACTCATAGCATCGCGATCGGGCTATACACCATTGCAGCAATCGCACTTGCCGGTGGCTTCATCATCGTCTTGGGGGTGCCGGCTTCCAAGCTGAGGGAACGGCGTGATGAGTCCGTGTAG
- a CDS encoding tripartite tricarboxylate transporter substrate binding protein, producing the protein MPKLLVNLAHFFCISLISASQVHAEDSFPSHPVRIIVNTGPGGLLDVTTRLIAQQMSLNLKQSVIVENRAGGDGLVGINVVKEVRPDGYTLLASAGTMVYQQSVRQDPGYNLLSDFTGIGFIGRSPLLLEVSTSEPEKALSDFISRAKANPGKLSYASAGIGTGTHLGAALYLQKAGLQLLHVPYKGNGPAMPDVMSGRVNMIFEAYSSSKGYLDGGKLRALGVTSNSRLKALPNVPTLAEQGAPGYSFYTWMGLVAPVGTPKDAVQRLSEALRDSINNNSLRERLASQGIETSPMTPPEFNKYLRNEVSEVSRVVTNLGIQKQ; encoded by the coding sequence ATGCCAAAGCTTCTGGTCAACCTCGCGCACTTCTTTTGCATTTCGCTTATCTCAGCGAGCCAAGTGCACGCTGAAGATTCATTTCCTTCACACCCTGTCCGGATCATTGTGAACACCGGTCCGGGCGGGCTGCTCGATGTAACGACCCGTCTGATTGCCCAGCAAATGAGTCTCAACCTTAAACAGTCCGTCATCGTCGAAAATCGGGCCGGCGGCGATGGTCTGGTAGGCATCAACGTCGTCAAGGAAGTTCGGCCCGACGGATACACCCTGTTAGCATCCGCGGGCACTATGGTTTATCAGCAATCGGTGCGACAGGATCCGGGCTACAACCTCTTGAGCGACTTCACCGGAATCGGGTTCATCGGCAGATCGCCCCTACTTCTCGAAGTCTCTACCAGCGAACCAGAGAAAGCCCTTTCAGACTTCATAAGCCGCGCGAAAGCGAATCCAGGCAAGCTTTCGTATGCATCGGCTGGCATCGGAACCGGGACACATCTAGGAGCGGCACTCTATCTTCAGAAGGCCGGGTTGCAACTTCTGCACGTCCCTTACAAGGGCAACGGACCAGCGATGCCTGACGTGATGAGCGGTCGTGTGAATATGATCTTCGAAGCTTACAGCAGCAGTAAGGGCTATCTGGACGGAGGTAAGCTTCGAGCCCTCGGAGTTACGTCAAACTCAAGGCTCAAGGCGCTACCGAATGTTCCAACCTTGGCTGAGCAAGGAGCTCCCGGGTATAGTTTCTACACCTGGATGGGCCTTGTCGCACCCGTCGGAACCCCGAAAGACGCGGTTCAACGTCTTTCAGAGGCACTGCGCGACTCGATAAACAATAATTCGCTTCGAGAGCGATTGGCTAGTCAAGGCATTGAGACGTCTCCCATGACGCCCCCGGAGTTTAATAAGTATCTTAGGAATGAAGTGTCAGAAGTGAGCCGAGTCGTTACCAATCTCGGAATACAAAAACAATAA
- a CDS encoding rubredoxin, with the protein MWQCVLCGFIYDEAEGIPEDGIPAGTRWEDVPADWLCPECSVGKSDFEMVEV; encoded by the coding sequence GTGTGGCAGTGTGTCCTTTGCGGTTTCATTTACGACGAGGCCGAGGGTATTCCTGAGGACGGTATCCCTGCTGGCACGCGTTGGGAAGATGTGCCCGCCGACTGGCTGTGCCCGGAATGCTCGGTGGGAAAGAGTGATTTTGAAATGGTGGAGGTTTGA
- a CDS encoding NAD-binding protein, producing MALPKRKLNLVLSSLTMTEPTAPTNHVTSEPIGFIGLGAMGAPMAGHLAALGYSLLVYDTNAAAVASVVERGAESMTSAKAIADRAPIVLTCLPSLPAIKEVVFGKEGVSKGGAARILVDFSTTGARFAQDLAADLKSFEIDLLDSPITGNVTTAGNGKLGIMCSGPARAFERVSPIMRDLASLEVLYLGEETGKAQTLKLLNNSLSATGMASACEAFILGVKGGLNPQRMLEIINSGDASSSATRNKFARSVLPRKFDFGARMAITAKDISLTVEEAQNRGVPMWVAQTVQQVWKYAATQGGADRDGTSLITYLEPWSGVEVASRGEAISCERAVSVSATFVPHILICDESEAEPISLRLRAQGFKVEIPHGEAGAAQPTTVPARSFGTCVLIGVKESDEQSLVVKRIRQAAGDGCVVINTRAMPVAESTRFHQQTRELGLKCVDGLHTGSSHERRSGEGVIIVGGAAAAIDAVAPLLAALSRRVFVISERPGDAQLMHMIHASLFATLLVVTSEAFVAGAKAGLTPLQMRTIMGIETGRNAASARILPEQVATRRFDYGLTLAQARRHLTMATDAARQLGVTTWIFDKVLGVYGLVCSGGHSPEDVSSIAKQYESWAQVKVETVDPAQQAA from the coding sequence TTGGCGCTGCCCAAGAGAAAATTGAATCTTGTCCTCTCGAGTTTAACAATGACTGAACCAACCGCTCCTACAAACCACGTTACCTCTGAGCCGATCGGATTTATCGGCCTGGGGGCGATGGGCGCCCCAATGGCGGGTCATCTTGCGGCGCTCGGATACTCATTGCTTGTGTACGACACCAACGCAGCGGCCGTCGCTTCGGTCGTCGAGCGAGGTGCGGAATCGATGACGTCAGCCAAAGCGATTGCCGATCGCGCCCCAATCGTGTTGACTTGCTTGCCGTCCTTGCCGGCCATCAAGGAAGTCGTCTTTGGAAAAGAAGGTGTTTCGAAAGGCGGCGCCGCACGTATTCTGGTCGATTTCTCGACGACCGGGGCACGATTCGCTCAAGATCTCGCAGCGGATCTGAAGTCCTTCGAAATCGACCTGCTTGACTCTCCGATCACAGGCAACGTGACAACGGCGGGGAATGGCAAGCTCGGAATCATGTGTTCTGGGCCCGCGCGCGCGTTCGAACGTGTCTCTCCCATTATGCGAGACCTGGCGAGCCTCGAGGTGCTGTATCTAGGTGAGGAGACCGGAAAGGCTCAGACGCTCAAACTTCTCAATAACTCGCTGTCGGCCACCGGAATGGCGTCCGCCTGCGAAGCGTTCATTTTGGGCGTCAAGGGCGGACTAAACCCTCAGCGGATGCTTGAAATCATCAACTCAGGCGACGCAAGCAGTAGTGCGACCCGAAATAAGTTCGCACGGTCGGTGTTGCCGCGTAAGTTCGATTTTGGAGCCCGCATGGCCATTACGGCCAAGGACATTTCACTGACGGTCGAAGAGGCTCAAAATCGCGGGGTTCCGATGTGGGTTGCACAAACCGTGCAGCAAGTCTGGAAGTATGCGGCAACGCAGGGGGGAGCGGACCGCGACGGAACTTCGCTTATTACCTATCTTGAGCCGTGGTCTGGGGTCGAGGTGGCGAGCCGCGGAGAGGCCATTTCCTGCGAGCGGGCGGTTTCGGTGAGCGCAACCTTCGTTCCCCATATTCTTATATGTGACGAATCCGAGGCTGAGCCTATTTCTCTCCGATTGCGTGCCCAGGGATTCAAAGTCGAGATACCGCACGGTGAGGCAGGGGCGGCACAACCTACGACTGTGCCAGCTCGATCTTTCGGGACGTGCGTCTTGATCGGCGTAAAGGAAAGTGACGAACAGTCCCTTGTTGTGAAGCGCATTCGCCAAGCAGCCGGCGATGGCTGTGTTGTCATCAACACTCGAGCAATGCCTGTAGCCGAATCCACTCGTTTTCACCAGCAGACACGAGAGCTCGGCCTCAAATGCGTTGACGGCTTGCACACTGGATCGTCCCATGAGCGTCGATCGGGCGAAGGGGTAATCATCGTCGGCGGCGCAGCCGCTGCCATCGACGCAGTAGCGCCGTTGCTGGCCGCGTTGAGTCGTCGAGTGTTTGTGATCTCGGAGCGGCCAGGGGACGCCCAGTTGATGCACATGATTCACGCGTCGTTGTTTGCGACACTTCTTGTCGTTACGTCCGAGGCATTCGTCGCAGGGGCCAAGGCTGGCCTGACTCCGTTGCAAATGAGGACGATTATGGGCATCGAGACCGGAAGAAACGCCGCGAGTGCTCGGATCCTCCCAGAGCAGGTAGCGACTCGCCGCTTTGACTATGGGTTGACTCTCGCACAGGCTAGGCGCCACCTGACTATGGCAACGGATGCGGCACGTCAGCTGGGTGTTACAACGTGGATCTTCGACAAGGTCTTGGGAGTCTATGGCCTCGTGTGCAGTGGCGGACATTCCCCTGAAGACGTGAGTTCCATCGCGAAGCAGTACGAGTCCTGGGCGCAAGTCAAGGTCGAAACCGTCGATCCCGCACAGCAGGCCGCGTAG
- a CDS encoding Zn-ribbon domain-containing OB-fold protein codes for MTAQNPERKIGDPAMNPGDEPYFAAAKEGRLLIKRCNSCGQPHHYPRQLCPFCWSSDVVWSDASGDGEIYTYSVTRRGAGAPYCIAYVALDEGPVVMTNIVDVDLDTVKIGQRVKAVFKTSANGTSIPMFTPSS; via the coding sequence ATGACTGCACAGAATCCTGAAAGAAAGATTGGCGACCCCGCGATGAATCCGGGCGACGAGCCATATTTCGCGGCCGCAAAGGAAGGCCGGCTATTGATCAAACGCTGCAACTCCTGCGGGCAGCCGCATCACTATCCCCGCCAACTGTGTCCATTCTGCTGGAGTTCGGATGTAGTCTGGAGCGATGCAAGCGGCGATGGAGAAATCTACACCTACAGCGTGACTCGACGGGGAGCGGGAGCACCCTATTGCATTGCGTACGTGGCGCTTGATGAGGGACCTGTGGTGATGACAAACATCGTCGACGTCGATTTAGACACGGTGAAGATCGGCCAGCGCGTAAAGGCCGTCTTCAAAACATCAGCGAATGGCACGTCAATCCCGATGTTCACTCCGTCTTCGTAA